Proteins encoded within one genomic window of Aerococcus viridans:
- a CDS encoding IS30 family transposase: protein MTKNNCITEKRTFKQLTDIQRGMLEQMAKSGTYKQAEMARELGVSQPTVSRELKRGRTRQLDYKRNYYEQYIAASGARVYKENRENSHARDHNKYSAAFLAALPENLAPKKGLRIHSVDTFVHSYRKLHPDERVPCTKTVYALINAAVLPIRNIDLPMKTRMRPRKTTVSEPKGHNAKHLGRSIEDRSPEVLSREEFGHWEVDLVLGKKTKNEPVIITMVERKTRYCLTKKVWGKGAALVQKGVLDLMKKQGLEQFKSLTTDNGSEFSSLSLIESIAEDVQVFFTHAYASWEKGTNERHNRMLREFIPKGVTLRPLSYSYLLEVTDTINHRPRKIMGYTTPAERLQEELADLQAA, encoded by the coding sequence ATGACCAAAAATAATTGTATCACAGAAAAGCGCACCTTCAAACAACTTACTGACATCCAACGCGGAATGCTGGAACAGATGGCGAAAAGCGGCACCTATAAACAAGCTGAAATGGCGCGAGAATTAGGGGTCAGCCAACCCACTGTTTCTCGTGAGTTGAAACGCGGTAGAACGCGCCAGCTTGACTATAAGCGCAATTATTACGAGCAGTATATTGCCGCCTCAGGCGCACGGGTTTATAAAGAAAATCGTGAGAACTCGCATGCGCGGGATCATAATAAATATTCTGCGGCTTTCCTTGCTGCCTTACCTGAAAATCTAGCACCCAAGAAAGGGTTGCGGATTCATAGTGTGGATACTTTTGTACACTCTTATAGAAAGTTGCACCCTGACGAACGCGTACCATGCACGAAGACCGTTTACGCTTTGATAAATGCTGCCGTACTTCCAATCCGTAATATCGATTTGCCTATGAAGACTAGGATGCGGCCACGAAAAACAACCGTTTCTGAACCTAAAGGTCATAACGCTAAACACTTGGGACGCAGTATCGAAGATCGCTCTCCAGAAGTACTCTCGAGGGAAGAATTTGGGCATTGGGAAGTCGATTTAGTATTAGGTAAGAAAACAAAAAATGAGCCTGTCATCATCACTATGGTTGAACGGAAAACACGCTACTGCCTCACTAAGAAAGTTTGGGGAAAAGGCGCAGCGCTGGTTCAAAAAGGCGTGCTTGACTTGATGAAAAAACAGGGGCTAGAACAGTTCAAGTCACTCACAACTGATAACGGCTCTGAGTTTTCAAGTCTGTCTCTTATCGAAAGCATCGCTGAAGACGTTCAGGTTTTCTTTACTCATGCGTATGCTTCTTGGGAGAAAGGAACGAACGAAAGGCATAACCGCATGCTCCGAGAATTTATCCCAAAGGGAGTCACTCTGCGTCCATTGTCCTATTCGTATTTACTGGAAGTAACCGATACGATCAACCACAGACCAAGAAAAATAATGGGCTATACAACACCTGCAGAACGCCTTCAGGAAGAACTGGCCGATTTACAAGCAGCTTAA
- a CDS encoding MarR family winged helix-turn-helix transcriptional regulator: protein MPAEHDGTQTAESLHALRVHLKGSQYILEVLKKDMRKKGLSENEFTVLELLYNRGQQPIQQIGKRILIPSSSLTYVIDRLEDKGFVERTHNPEDRRVIYAKITKLGREKMAEVFPGHSQLIADMFQEFSAEDVETFIHLTKKLGFTAQKMLEK from the coding sequence GCTGAAAGTTTACATGCCTTACGTGTCCATTTAAAAGGGAGTCAATACATCCTTGAAGTGCTTAAAAAAGATATGCGTAAGAAAGGTTTAAGTGAAAACGAGTTTACCGTCCTAGAGTTACTATATAATCGTGGTCAACAACCCATCCAACAAATTGGTAAACGTATCCTTATTCCATCATCAAGCTTAACTTATGTGATTGATCGCTTAGAGGATAAGGGTTTTGTTGAACGTACGCATAACCCTGAAGACCGTCGAGTGATCTATGCTAAAATTACAAAACTAGGCCGCGAGAAAATGGCAGAAGTTTTCCCCGGACACAGTCAATTAATCGCTGATATGTTCCAAGAATTTAGCGCTGAAGATGTAGAAACGTTTATTCATTTAACCAAAAAACTAGGCTTTACAGCCCAAAAAATGCTAGAAAAATAA
- a CDS encoding CvfD/Ygs/GSP13 family RNA-binding post-transcriptional regulator → MTTKEFPYHIGDVVEGEVTGLQPYGVFVQLDEDHQGLIHISEINHGYVSNVEDKFTIGQKLKVKIIDIDEFTGKMSLSIRALKKLATSNKPAKNAWPKKRHAPKIGFVSIEEQLPGWVEEALQKMATK, encoded by the coding sequence ATGACAACTAAAGAATTTCCATACCACATTGGTGATGTAGTTGAAGGTGAAGTAACAGGTTTACAACCATATGGTGTCTTTGTTCAATTAGACGAAGACCATCAAGGTTTAATCCACATATCCGAAATCAATCATGGCTATGTGAGCAACGTGGAGGATAAATTTACTATCGGTCAAAAACTGAAGGTAAAGATTATCGATATCGATGAGTTTACAGGCAAAATGAGTTTGTCAATTCGAGCATTAAAAAAACTTGCAACCTCTAATAAACCTGCTAAGAATGCTTGGCCTAAAAAACGTCATGCACCAAAAATTGGCTTTGTCTCCATAGAAGAACAATTGCCGGGATGGGTTGAGGAAGCGCTACAAAAGATGGCTACAAAATAA
- a CDS encoding glucose-6-phosphate isomerase, producing MGHIKFDYSNTDQFIAEHELTQMQPLVTAADTILREGTGAGSDYIGWVDLPKAYDKEEYARIKKAAAKIQSDSDVLVVLGIGGSYLGAKSAIDFLSHSFSNLQSKEERKTPQVFFAGNSLSSTYIAELIETIGDRDFSVNVISKSGTTTETAVAFRIFKKLLEEKYGEAAKERIYATTDKANGALKSEADAEGYESFVIPDAVGGRFTVLTPVGLLPIAVSGADIDALMQGAADAMEAYSDADLSKNEAYQYAALRNVLYRKGKVTELLINYEPKLQYFSEWWKQLFGESEGKDGKGIYPSSANFTTDLHSLGQYIQEGQRNLFETVVKVDKPSKSISIPAFDEDLDGLGYLEGKDVDFVNTKAFQGTVLAHTDGDVPNFVLTIPEMDAYSLGYMIYFFEIAVAISGYLNGVNPFNQPGVEAYKKNMFALLGKPGFEDLATELNERLK from the coding sequence ATGGGACATATCAAATTTGATTATAGTAATACTGACCAATTTATTGCAGAACACGAATTAACACAAATGCAACCGTTAGTTACGGCAGCAGATACAATCTTACGTGAAGGTACTGGTGCAGGTAGCGATTATATCGGTTGGGTTGATTTACCAAAAGCATATGATAAAGAAGAGTATGCACGCATTAAAAAAGCAGCAGCTAAGATTCAATCTGATTCAGATGTATTAGTTGTATTAGGTATCGGTGGTTCTTACTTAGGTGCTAAATCAGCAATCGACTTTTTATCTCATTCATTTTCAAACTTACAATCTAAAGAAGAACGTAAAACACCACAAGTCTTCTTTGCAGGTAACAGCTTAAGCTCAACTTACATTGCAGAATTAATCGAAACAATTGGGGATAGAGACTTCTCTGTAAATGTTATTTCTAAATCAGGTACGACTACTGAAACGGCTGTAGCATTCCGTATCTTCAAAAAATTATTAGAAGAAAAATATGGTGAAGCAGCTAAAGAACGTATTTACGCGACTACAGATAAAGCAAATGGCGCATTAAAATCTGAAGCTGATGCTGAAGGATACGAGTCATTCGTTATTCCGGATGCAGTTGGTGGACGTTTCACTGTATTAACACCAGTTGGTTTATTACCAATTGCTGTTTCAGGTGCAGATATCGATGCCTTAATGCAAGGTGCGGCTGACGCGATGGAAGCATACAGTGATGCTGATTTAAGTAAAAATGAAGCTTACCAATATGCTGCATTACGTAATGTCCTATACCGTAAAGGTAAAGTAACTGAGTTATTAATCAACTATGAACCAAAATTACAATACTTCTCAGAATGGTGGAAACAATTATTCGGAGAATCAGAAGGTAAAGACGGAAAAGGGATTTATCCATCAAGTGCAAACTTTACTACGGACTTACACTCTCTAGGGCAATATATTCAAGAAGGGCAACGTAACTTATTCGAAACTGTTGTGAAAGTAGACAAACCAAGCAAATCAATTTCAATTCCTGCCTTTGATGAAGACTTAGATGGTTTAGGTTACTTAGAAGGTAAAGATGTTGACTTTGTAAACACTAAAGCCTTCCAAGGTACTGTTTTAGCGCATACAGACGGTGACGTACCTAACTTCGTGTTAACGATTCCAGAAATGGACGCTTACTCATTAGGATATATGATCTATTTCTTTGAAATTGCTGTTGCGATTTCTGGATACTTAAATGGTGTAAATCCATTCAACCAACCAGGGGTAGAAGCATACAAGAAAAATATGTTTGCCTTATTAGGTAAACCAGGCTTCGAAGATTTAGCAACTGAATTGAACGAACGATTGAAATAA
- a CDS encoding bifunctional metallophosphatase/5'-nucleotidase, protein MKEIIHFYHTNDWHSHLENWPKFLRYYQTQADKHQSEGEAHFLFDIGDAVDRQHPLIEASQGQNMMILMNEIGVDVATIGNNEGIGSQHDILDNLYEQADFPVVLGNIFDKESGLPPKYTQDYTMIQTNQGSRFAVFGMTAPFEISYSVVGWDPIDPLLSIARVLKDIKANETFDGILLLSHLGLPADRQIAEQFPEILAIFGAHTHHVLPEGEWVGHTLLTGGGKYGQFMGHLTLEINKVEGHLYTPGKMATDAQQANPIIDYARYFKLDEELIASDRISAYDEDYNKVNRWLEEGESQLKNQIVGQLPITLTADENHFSPLQYDTLLAMKAASGADIAMINSGLFLQGLPAGPVSKYDLHKALPHPIRLMMVECTVSEYLNQIYPQIASLRPDLQAMPIKGSGFRGRIFGQLMILDNENLDQLAPDLPLKIITIDHLLYLPFFTELINKKHYLWGQPFIRELIADKIQQTSSRDEPL, encoded by the coding sequence ATGAAGGAAATAATTCATTTTTATCATACAAATGACTGGCATTCTCACTTGGAGAACTGGCCAAAATTTTTACGTTATTATCAAACACAGGCGGATAAACATCAAAGTGAAGGCGAAGCCCATTTTCTTTTTGATATAGGTGATGCAGTTGACCGCCAACATCCTCTAATAGAAGCTAGTCAGGGGCAAAATATGATGATCTTGATGAATGAAATTGGGGTAGATGTTGCGACAATTGGCAACAACGAAGGGATTGGAAGTCAGCATGATATCCTAGACAACCTGTATGAACAGGCTGATTTTCCTGTTGTTTTAGGCAATATTTTCGATAAAGAAAGTGGCCTACCACCCAAATATACCCAAGACTACACCATGATTCAAACCAATCAGGGCAGTCGGTTTGCGGTATTTGGCATGACGGCCCCATTTGAAATTTCTTATAGCGTAGTTGGCTGGGACCCGATTGATCCACTCTTGAGCATCGCACGTGTATTAAAGGACATCAAGGCAAATGAAACTTTTGATGGTATTCTGCTACTGAGTCATCTCGGTTTACCAGCAGACCGCCAAATCGCTGAGCAATTTCCAGAAATCTTGGCTATTTTCGGTGCCCACACCCACCACGTTTTACCTGAAGGTGAGTGGGTCGGCCACACACTATTAACTGGTGGCGGTAAATACGGGCAATTTATGGGCCATCTAACCCTTGAAATTAATAAAGTTGAAGGGCATTTATATACCCCTGGCAAAATGGCCACAGATGCGCAACAAGCTAACCCGATTATCGATTATGCACGCTATTTCAAATTGGACGAAGAATTGATCGCTTCTGACCGCATTTCTGCCTACGATGAAGACTATAACAAGGTAAATAGGTGGTTAGAAGAGGGCGAAAGCCAATTGAAAAACCAAATCGTTGGCCAATTACCTATCACTTTAACAGCGGATGAGAATCATTTTTCACCCTTACAATACGACACCTTATTGGCCATGAAAGCAGCCAGTGGTGCAGATATTGCTATGATTAATTCGGGCTTATTTCTACAAGGATTGCCTGCTGGGCCAGTATCCAAATATGATTTGCATAAGGCACTACCACATCCTATTCGCTTAATGATGGTCGAGTGTACAGTTTCAGAATATTTGAATCAAATATACCCGCAAATTGCAAGTCTCAGACCAGATTTGCAAGCTATGCCGATTAAAGGATCAGGATTTAGAGGGCGTATTTTTGGGCAATTAATGATCTTAGATAATGAAAACTTAGACCAACTTGCACCAGATCTACCTTTGAAAATCATTACAATCGACCACCTATTGTATTTGCCGTTTTTCACGGAACTAATCAATAAAAAACATTATTTATGGGGACAACCCTTTATACGAGAACTCATTGCGGATAAGATCCAGCAAACTAGTAGTCGCGATGAACCGCTATAG
- a CDS encoding divergent PAP2 family protein: MNTTTNFPLVVTFAAIMIAQLVKYPIAVFFKKPNANFSIIHATGGMPSSHSAAVTSLITSLILQYGFFSPNVAIAVCFGMIVMFDAMGVRRQDGEQGVLIYNLMKILKEKARETDDSDLLAKLNTLDEDRMVINDYLGHKPSEVIGGMTTGVLVTLGVRFIYNLLNLPL, from the coding sequence ATGAATACAACAACTAATTTTCCTTTAGTCGTTACCTTTGCAGCAATCATGATTGCACAGTTGGTTAAATATCCTATAGCTGTTTTCTTTAAGAAACCAAATGCTAATTTTTCCATCATTCATGCTACAGGTGGTATGCCTAGTTCCCACTCGGCTGCCGTTACTTCGCTAATCACTTCTTTGATTCTTCAATATGGATTCTTTTCTCCTAATGTAGCCATCGCCGTTTGTTTTGGTATGATTGTCATGTTTGATGCCATGGGGGTTCGTCGCCAGGATGGGGAGCAAGGGGTTTTAATCTATAACCTTATGAAGATTTTAAAAGAAAAGGCTAGAGAAACTGACGATTCAGATCTATTAGCTAAATTAAATACACTTGATGAGGACCGTATGGTCATTAATGATTATCTAGGCCACAAACCTTCAGAGGTTATTGGTGGTATGACCACTGGTGTACTTGTTACGTTAGGTGTCCGCTTTATCTACAACCTATTAAACCTCCCATTATAA
- the mreC gene encoding rod shape-determining protein MreC yields the protein MRRFFENKKLIVLLVSVITSFSMIAYSIFSQSQMPKPILWVNDVTAVVGRFVSTPTNAMMRFTDSINDLMNTYEENQRLKSQISSLEELEAQNEILQSENEELSALLDLKPSLVGKNVIASSVISRSPDTWLDSITIDVGANSGVEKNMSVMTESGLVGHVTEVSATSSKVQLLITENNQMTNVAVSIQTDDGIVSGILSDYDEKSQELILEQVPKDAQISEGNTVTTSGLGGVSPEGLIIGEVTSASSDNFGLSQSVRVKPAADFKDIRTVLVVMTLNNSSSDSSVDSEDQADESSSASSASEE from the coding sequence TTGCGACGATTTTTTGAAAATAAAAAATTAATTGTCCTGCTTGTTAGTGTCATCACTTCATTCAGTATGATTGCCTACTCTATATTTAGTCAATCACAGATGCCCAAACCAATCTTATGGGTGAATGATGTGACCGCGGTTGTGGGTAGATTTGTTTCTACACCTACGAATGCGATGATGCGCTTTACAGATTCAATTAACGATTTAATGAACACTTATGAAGAAAACCAACGATTGAAAAGCCAAATTTCTTCGCTTGAGGAACTAGAGGCTCAAAATGAGATATTACAAAGTGAGAATGAAGAATTATCTGCCTTACTAGACTTAAAACCGTCTTTGGTGGGTAAAAATGTAATTGCTTCATCAGTTATTTCTAGATCACCAGATACTTGGTTAGACTCAATTACAATTGATGTAGGGGCCAATAGTGGTGTTGAGAAAAACATGTCTGTAATGACTGAGAGTGGTCTTGTTGGGCATGTAACAGAAGTATCTGCTACTAGTTCTAAAGTTCAGTTATTAATTACTGAAAATAATCAAATGACTAATGTTGCTGTCAGTATTCAAACGGATGATGGTATTGTATCTGGTATTTTATCCGACTATGATGAAAAATCACAGGAATTAATTCTTGAACAAGTGCCGAAAGATGCTCAAATTTCTGAAGGTAACACTGTGACAACAAGTGGGCTTGGTGGGGTATCTCCAGAAGGGTTAATTATTGGTGAAGTGACTTCAGCTTCATCTGATAACTTTGGCTTGTCTCAGTCTGTTAGAGTAAAACCAGCTGCTGACTTTAAAGATATCCGAACTGTATTAGTTGTCATGACTTTGAATAACTCTTCAAGCGACTCATCTGTTGATAGTGAGGACCAAGCTGATGAATCATCTTCTGCCTCTTCAGCTAGTGAAGAATAG
- a CDS encoding TIGR01906 family membrane protein, with the protein MKHSYRPGSRLLNETRLCIGILALLIFFITLAITVTIANVPLFMGSLWFSKSFETVDLSFWTVVDNYLQLLAYLNFPWIDTLSMSDFPTSASAAFHFMEVKHLFYLNYGVMTISALIGFCSLHKLKVSHNLWRLYWPFKQLRWLPIIVIILLVFNFNTIFIAFHEIAFNNDAWLFNPATDPIILVLHESFFLLCFVSVFLILQLAIEWVYRIGKKDFNRQILGI; encoded by the coding sequence ATGAAGCACTCTTATCGACCTGGTAGTCGACTGCTAAATGAAACACGTTTATGTATAGGGATTCTTGCCCTATTGATATTCTTTATTACACTAGCGATTACAGTCACAATCGCAAACGTCCCCTTATTCATGGGGTCTCTATGGTTTTCAAAATCTTTTGAAACCGTCGATTTATCCTTTTGGACAGTTGTTGACAACTACTTACAACTGCTAGCCTATCTGAATTTTCCTTGGATAGATACCTTATCTATGTCAGACTTTCCGACCTCTGCCTCAGCAGCCTTTCATTTTATGGAAGTCAAGCACTTATTTTATTTAAATTATGGTGTGATGACGATTTCTGCCCTAATTGGCTTCTGTTCCTTACATAAATTGAAAGTTAGCCACAATTTGTGGCGCCTATACTGGCCCTTCAAGCAACTGAGATGGCTTCCAATCATTGTAATCATCTTACTCGTTTTTAATTTCAATACTATTTTTATCGCGTTTCATGAAATAGCCTTTAATAATGATGCTTGGTTATTTAACCCAGCCACAGATCCTATTATTCTCGTGCTCCATGAATCCTTCTTCTTATTATGCTTTGTATCTGTCTTTTTAATCTTGCAACTCGCTATTGAATGGGTTTATCGTATTGGGAAAAAGGACTTCAACCGTCAAATTTTAGGTATATAA
- the mreD gene encoding rod shape-determining protein MreD, producing MLHFFKNNFLIPGFVFLILLLDGSVMTMLSYSLGSENFQISPQFTLMVITLLAVYLINDANIFLVSIVIGFIYDAYYSSILGVNLFLFPMIVILTRTVIKKFPMNFYTIWLWILIVYTGYTHFIYALYYLIDIHSSSYYYFLSQNYIPSLLFNAFLGFIFIWLIQKLVIWFEK from the coding sequence ATGTTACATTTTTTTAAGAATAACTTTTTGATCCCAGGTTTTGTATTCTTGATTCTATTGTTAGACGGTAGTGTCATGACCATGCTATCCTACAGTTTAGGTAGTGAGAACTTTCAAATCAGTCCTCAGTTTACGCTAATGGTGATCACATTACTGGCCGTATATTTAATAAATGATGCGAATATATTCTTAGTCAGTATTGTCATAGGTTTTATATATGATGCCTATTATTCTTCAATCTTGGGTGTGAATTTATTCCTATTCCCCATGATAGTAATCCTTACTCGGACGGTTATTAAAAAATTCCCGATGAACTTTTATACGATTTGGTTATGGATCCTTATTGTTTATACCGGGTATACGCATTTTATCTATGCTTTATACTACTTAATCGATATACATAGTAGTAGCTATTATTACTTTTTAAGTCAGAACTATATTCCGTCGTTATTATTCAATGCCTTTTTAGGTTTTATCTTTATTTGGCTAATTCAGAAATTAGTGATTTGGTTTGAAAAATAA
- a CDS encoding peptidylprolyl isomerase, protein MTYPQLDIKDTQLKATIETNKGTFQVALFPELAPKTVENFVTLGKQGYYDGVIFHRVIPNFMIQGGDPSGTGMGGTSIYGDKFEDEFNLELFNINGALSMANAGPNTNGSQFFVVTAKEVPAQMLGQLKAGGWPEEIIEAYSENGGTPWLDQKHTVFGQVVSGMDVVYNIEDQPRNASDKPLEEVVITSVTFENE, encoded by the coding sequence ATGACTTATCCACAATTAGATATTAAAGATACGCAATTGAAAGCGACGATTGAAACAAATAAAGGCACTTTCCAAGTTGCACTATTTCCAGAATTAGCGCCAAAAACAGTAGAAAACTTTGTAACCCTAGGTAAACAAGGTTACTACGACGGTGTTATTTTCCACCGTGTAATTCCTAACTTTATGATTCAAGGGGGCGACCCATCTGGAACTGGTATGGGTGGGACTTCAATTTATGGGGACAAATTCGAAGATGAATTCAATCTTGAATTGTTCAACATTAACGGAGCCTTATCAATGGCGAATGCAGGACCTAATACGAATGGTTCACAATTCTTCGTTGTAACAGCTAAAGAAGTACCTGCACAAATGTTAGGACAACTTAAAGCTGGTGGTTGGCCAGAAGAGATTATAGAAGCCTACAGCGAAAACGGTGGAACACCATGGTTAGATCAAAAACATACGGTATTTGGTCAAGTTGTTTCTGGTATGGATGTTGTTTACAATATTGAAGACCAACCTCGTAATGCATCAGACAAACCTTTAGAAGAAGTTGTTATTACTAGTGTCACTTTTGAAAACGAATAA
- a CDS encoding YutD family protein, whose amino-acid sequence MLSRKKQEELREQRASLNYPVAQIKRTSQETLEINGQSFVLVDNYRDALDIEALADRYMDILDIYDFVVGDWSYEQLRLKGFFADDAKIGSLEQKIKHLPDYLLEYGSFGAAYFVLLHERTGDEIQKRNEAFWTQQKDQNQESSRSRQNKNQSQRSASRKSYQGKKADNHHQSSGLKQNNGKQKQRRSNKKHESAKGPSFSISQNKESNKNTENQKPVKRKVVTKRQHSFSIKEKGDKA is encoded by the coding sequence ATGTTAAGTCGTAAGAAACAAGAAGAATTAAGAGAACAACGGGCGAGTTTAAATTACCCCGTTGCGCAAATTAAACGTACGAGTCAAGAGACCTTAGAAATTAACGGGCAATCATTTGTGCTTGTAGATAATTACCGGGATGCTTTAGATATTGAAGCGTTGGCTGACCGGTATATGGATATTTTAGATATTTATGACTTTGTCGTGGGAGACTGGTCTTATGAACAATTACGGTTGAAAGGCTTCTTTGCTGATGATGCAAAAATTGGCTCATTAGAGCAAAAAATCAAGCATTTACCTGATTACCTACTAGAATACGGGAGTTTTGGGGCCGCTTATTTTGTGCTATTGCATGAACGGACTGGAGATGAAATCCAAAAACGAAATGAGGCCTTTTGGACACAACAAAAAGACCAAAACCAAGAATCGTCAAGAAGTAGACAAAACAAAAACCAATCACAAAGGTCAGCGAGTCGGAAATCTTACCAAGGGAAGAAAGCAGACAACCACCACCAATCATCTGGGCTAAAACAAAATAATGGGAAACAAAAACAGCGACGGTCAAACAAAAAGCATGAAAGTGCTAAAGGGCCATCTTTCTCAATCTCACAAAATAAAGAGTCAAATAAAAATACCGAAAATCAAAAGCCAGTGAAGCGAAAAGTCGTCACTAAACGCCAACATTCTTTTAGTATCAAGGAAAAGGGGGATAAAGCTTAG
- a CDS encoding HAD-IIA family hydrolase, translating into MDLQDKVFLIDLDGTMYRGGQPIAGAKDFIERLIEDGIPFMFVTNNAMRKHQAAADNLNKITGLNVEAKHFYTSVDTLRFILAEDLTSGKLIKETGKAYVIGMDYLKDEVVDAGFELTQNVDQDPCDVVVVGLDQEVTYPQFIEASIAVQRGAAFYLTNPDLQFPSNRGFVPGAGAIGQVIAAATRIHPTVCGKPNALIIEGALAKMGYSKDQAVFLGDNLMTDISAAENAGIDSIFIETGVHTRNDLEEFGVMPTLVVENYEALLSTW; encoded by the coding sequence ATGGATCTACAAGATAAAGTTTTCTTAATCGATTTAGATGGTACGATGTACCGTGGCGGACAACCGATAGCGGGTGCGAAGGACTTTATTGAACGCTTGATTGAAGATGGTATCCCATTTATGTTTGTGACCAACAACGCCATGCGTAAACACCAGGCAGCAGCTGATAATTTAAATAAAATTACGGGCTTAAATGTTGAGGCCAAACATTTCTACACCTCAGTGGATACCTTGCGCTTTATCCTTGCTGAAGATTTAACATCTGGCAAGCTGATAAAAGAAACAGGCAAAGCCTATGTCATCGGAATGGATTACTTAAAAGATGAAGTAGTGGACGCAGGCTTTGAATTGACTCAAAACGTCGACCAGGACCCATGCGATGTGGTGGTCGTTGGCCTTGACCAAGAAGTGACCTATCCACAATTCATTGAAGCCTCGATTGCAGTTCAAAGAGGTGCTGCTTTCTATCTCACTAACCCAGATCTACAATTCCCTTCAAACCGAGGATTTGTGCCAGGTGCTGGTGCCATCGGTCAAGTGATCGCTGCAGCCACACGGATTCACCCAACGGTTTGCGGAAAACCCAATGCCTTGATTATTGAAGGTGCCTTAGCCAAGATGGGCTATAGCAAAGACCAAGCCGTATTTTTAGGTGACAACTTAATGACAGATATATCAGCAGCAGAAAATGCTGGTATTGATTCGATATTTATTGAAACAGGGGTACATACAAGAAATGATCTAGAAGAATTTGGCGTGATGCCAACATTGGTGGTGGAAAATTATGAAGCACTCTTATCGACCTGGTAG
- a CDS encoding NAD(P)/FAD-dependent oxidoreductase, with translation MTNNRTDLLIVGAGPVGLFAAFYAGMRNLSVRLVDSLPEIGGQPKALYPGKNIFDIPAYPKITGLELSQVLQAQLDRFSATTDIHLNEKVLNIQKIDQDFTIQTSKSTYIAGAVIIAAGNGSFKPRKIAIDGLPDYEGRHISYHVSDFIKYTGKEVAVLGGGDSAFDASLALANYAKKVYLVHRRDRFRAHEYSVTLAKQTANIEFVTPYVPQTLLGEDGFLTGLEVNKARSQEKRILNVEHIFMTYGFVSSIDEIRNWGLEIENESIQVDHNLQTNIPGIYAVGDIANYPHKAKLIATGFGEAPHVINQAAHYLFPDRQVAPLHSTSMFTD, from the coding sequence ATGACAAATAATAGAACGGACCTCCTCATTGTCGGGGCTGGTCCAGTAGGTCTGTTTGCCGCCTTTTACGCAGGTATGCGGAACCTAAGTGTCCGCTTAGTAGACTCATTACCTGAAATCGGTGGCCAACCAAAAGCCTTATATCCTGGAAAAAACATATTCGATATTCCGGCATACCCTAAAATAACCGGTCTCGAGTTAAGCCAAGTTCTACAAGCACAATTAGACCGATTTTCTGCTACCACAGATATTCATCTAAACGAAAAAGTCCTAAATATTCAAAAAATTGACCAAGACTTTACGATTCAAACCAGCAAGTCGACCTATATAGCGGGCGCAGTCATTATTGCCGCCGGTAATGGTTCCTTTAAACCTCGAAAAATAGCCATTGATGGTCTTCCTGACTATGAAGGCCGGCATATTTCATACCATGTATCAGACTTTATTAAATACACAGGTAAAGAAGTTGCGGTCCTTGGTGGTGGTGACTCAGCATTTGATGCCAGTTTGGCTTTAGCTAACTATGCTAAAAAAGTCTACTTGGTTCATCGTCGCGACCGTTTTCGTGCTCATGAATATTCAGTCACCTTAGCGAAACAAACAGCCAACATTGAATTCGTTACCCCTTATGTGCCACAAACCCTTCTTGGTGAAGACGGTTTCTTGACTGGATTAGAAGTTAACAAGGCTCGTAGTCAAGAAAAGCGTATACTAAATGTTGAGCATATCTTTATGACTTATGGATTTGTATCCTCAATCGATGAAATCAGAAATTGGGGTCTTGAAATTGAGAATGAATCTATACAAGTAGACCATAATCTGCAAACCAATATTCCCGGTATCTATGCAGTTGGTGATATAGCCAATTACCCGCATAAAGCAAAATTGATTGCAACTGGTTTTGGCGAAGCACCACATGTTATTAATCAAGCGGCCCATTACTTATTCCCCGACCGTCAGGTTGCCCCACTACATTCGACATCTATGTTTACAGACTGA